One Streptomyces sp. NBC_00223 genomic window carries:
- a CDS encoding DUF3117 domain-containing protein codes for MAAMKPRTGDGPLEVTKEGRSIIMRVPLEGGGRLVVELTPDEADALGDALKKAIA; via the coding sequence ATGGCGGCCATGAAGCCGCGGACGGGTGACGGCCCGCTCGAGGTGACCAAGGAGGGGCGGAGCATCATTATGCGCGTTCCGCTTGAGGGCGGCGGGCGGCTTGTTGTCGAGCTGACCCCGGACGAGGCGGATGCCCTCGGCGATGCGCTGAAGAAGGCCATCGCCTGA
- a CDS encoding heavy metal transporter, with product MPTSSSPPRKTRGCGLRFIAATLFLLGGAGYLTYHFTGHGPPMAGCTVTADGDTLDLNPEQASNAATIAAVATSRGLPERALTIALATSLQESRLENLDHGDRDSLGLFQQRPSQGWGTARQILDPVYSSNEFFDSLVKIDGYTRLPLTVAAQKVQKSGYPQAYAKHEADATLLSSALTGRKAGALSCTTGANTPYSAGGKLGDTTKVTSRLTREFGKQVRPREDGEPRTVAVPAALSGGAAEGDGRRRGWELAQWAVAHAHDLKVEQVSFDGMRWEAARSGKGWQKQKPADAKGTSGKGSDAAALVRITVAR from the coding sequence GTGCCCACCTCATCCAGCCCACCCAGGAAGACCCGCGGCTGCGGACTCCGCTTCATCGCCGCCACCCTCTTCCTCCTCGGCGGAGCCGGATACCTCACGTACCACTTCACCGGCCATGGCCCACCCATGGCCGGCTGCACCGTCACCGCCGACGGCGACACCCTGGACCTCAACCCGGAACAGGCGTCCAACGCCGCCACGATCGCCGCCGTCGCCACTTCCCGCGGCCTGCCCGAGCGCGCGCTGACGATAGCGCTGGCCACCTCCCTCCAGGAGTCCCGGCTGGAGAACCTGGACCACGGCGACCGCGACTCCCTCGGCCTGTTCCAGCAGCGCCCGTCCCAGGGCTGGGGCACCGCGCGGCAGATCCTCGACCCGGTCTACTCGTCCAACGAGTTCTTCGACAGCCTGGTGAAGATCGACGGCTACACCCGCCTGCCGCTGACCGTCGCCGCCCAGAAGGTGCAGAAGAGCGGCTACCCGCAGGCGTACGCCAAGCACGAGGCCGACGCCACCCTGCTCTCCTCGGCCCTGACCGGCCGCAAAGCGGGGGCGCTGAGCTGTACGACGGGGGCGAACACCCCGTACAGCGCGGGCGGCAAACTGGGCGACACCACCAAGGTGACGTCCCGGCTGACCCGGGAGTTCGGCAAGCAGGTACGGCCGCGCGAGGACGGGGAGCCGCGTACGGTCGCGGTCCCGGCGGCGCTCTCGGGCGGCGCGGCGGAGGGCGACGGGCGGCGGCGCGGCTGGGAGTTGGCCCAGTGGGCGGTCGCGCACGCGCACGATCTCAAGGTCGAGCAGGTGTCCTTCGACGGCATGCGCTGGGAGGCCGCGCGGTCCGGCAAGGGCTGGCAGAAGCAGAAGCCGGCCGACGCGAAGGGCACGTCGGGGAAGGGCTCCGATGCGGCCGCCCTCGTACGGATCACCGTCGCCCGGTAA
- a CDS encoding TIGR00730 family Rossman fold protein produces MTDAKDTGEHADRRQEAAAAANEAAEAVPQGKGWPERHTGPVIRRRGQVQSGTTDQRLLDSRGPSEWVHGDPWRVLRIQSEFVEGFGALAELGPAVSVFGSARTPVDSPEYAAGVRIGRALADAGFAVITGGGPGVMEAANKGALEAGGVSVGLGIELPFEQGLNPYVDIGVNFRYFFVRKTMFVKYARGFVVLPGGFGTLDELFEALTLVQTKKVTRFPIVLFGTEYWGGLASWVRQTLVAEGKASPADLELFHITDDVDDAVERVTKESA; encoded by the coding sequence ATGACTGACGCGAAAGACACAGGTGAGCACGCCGACAGGCGGCAGGAGGCGGCCGCGGCGGCCAACGAGGCGGCCGAAGCCGTACCGCAGGGCAAAGGCTGGCCCGAGCGGCACACCGGACCGGTGATCCGGCGGCGCGGGCAGGTGCAGTCGGGCACGACCGATCAGCGGCTGCTGGACAGCCGGGGCCCGTCGGAGTGGGTGCACGGCGACCCCTGGCGGGTGCTGCGCATCCAGTCGGAGTTCGTGGAGGGCTTCGGCGCGCTCGCCGAACTCGGCCCGGCCGTCAGCGTCTTCGGCTCGGCCCGCACCCCGGTGGACTCGCCCGAGTACGCGGCGGGGGTACGGATCGGCCGCGCGCTCGCGGACGCGGGCTTCGCGGTGATCACCGGCGGCGGCCCCGGCGTGATGGAAGCGGCCAACAAGGGCGCCCTGGAGGCCGGCGGCGTCTCGGTCGGACTCGGCATCGAGCTGCCCTTCGAACAGGGCCTGAACCCCTATGTCGACATCGGCGTCAACTTCCGTTACTTCTTTGTCCGAAAAACAATGTTTGTGAAGTATGCGCGCGGGTTCGTGGTGCTTCCCGGCGGATTCGGCACGCTCGACGAGCTCTTCGAGGCGCTGACCCTCGTCCAGACCAAGAAGGTCACCCGCTTCCCGATCGTCCTGTTCGGCACCGAGTACTGGGGCGGGCTGGCCTCCTGGGTGCGCCAGACCCTGGTCGCCGAGGGCAAGGCGTCCCCGGCCGACCTGGAGCTGTTCCACATCACGGACGACGTGGACGACGCGGTGGAGCGCGTCACCAAGGAGAGCGCGTAG
- a CDS encoding alpha/beta hydrolase, with amino-acid sequence MGLTSKWFAILLFVSALAAIAAALVLWQRVRGPRPVRTVARVGMIVLCQVTAIVLVMVAVNNEYGFYASWDDLLGSANSGGKTVADPEDTPTPTTPDYHVNFTSYSQGFRRATVHGWKSGTKGDVIVWLPPQYDKSEFAHTRFPVIEVLHGIPGTPHSFLRGMRLGQIMQEQITAGRAEPAILVLPTITPDRVNTGCADVPGKSRVGTWLSQDVVKTISANFRTLPAPRGWAVMGISTGGYCAARLALEYPDTFAAGAALAPDDPARGVRSPLWLARNTRPDVQLLVESSLQDPESPPRYADQITGAVRPPGTVTTLQLSNGGHNWKTWGRMFPDAFTWVSGRIEAPRAVPLAPSAAP; translated from the coding sequence GTGGGACTGACCAGTAAATGGTTCGCGATACTGCTCTTCGTCTCGGCGCTGGCCGCGATCGCGGCCGCACTGGTCCTCTGGCAACGGGTCAGAGGCCCGCGCCCGGTCCGCACAGTAGCGCGGGTCGGGATGATCGTGCTCTGCCAGGTCACCGCGATAGTCCTGGTGATGGTCGCCGTGAACAATGAGTACGGCTTCTACGCCTCCTGGGACGATCTGCTCGGGAGCGCCAACTCCGGGGGGAAGACCGTAGCGGACCCGGAGGACACCCCGACCCCCACGACACCGGATTATCACGTGAATTTCACCTCGTACTCACAAGGCTTCCGCCGGGCCACCGTGCACGGCTGGAAGTCGGGGACGAAGGGCGATGTGATCGTCTGGCTGCCGCCGCAGTACGACAAGAGCGAATTCGCGCACACCCGGTTCCCGGTGATCGAGGTGCTGCACGGCATACCCGGCACCCCGCACAGCTTTCTGCGCGGCATGCGGCTCGGCCAGATCATGCAGGAGCAGATCACCGCCGGCCGCGCCGAACCCGCCATTCTCGTCCTGCCGACGATCACCCCTGACCGGGTCAACACCGGCTGCGCGGACGTGCCGGGCAAGAGCAGGGTCGGTACCTGGCTCTCCCAGGACGTCGTCAAGACCATCTCCGCCAACTTCCGTACCCTGCCCGCCCCCCGGGGCTGGGCCGTGATGGGCATCTCCACCGGCGGCTACTGCGCGGCCCGCCTCGCGCTGGAGTACCCCGACACCTTCGCCGCGGGCGCCGCCCTGGCCCCCGACGACCCGGCGCGGGGCGTACGGTCCCCGCTGTGGCTGGCCCGCAACACCCGGCCGGATGTCCAGCTGCTCGTCGAGTCCAGCCTTCAGGACCCGGAGAGTCCGCCGCGGTACGCCGACCAGATCACCGGCGCCGTACGGCCGCCCGGCACGGTGACCACGCTCCAGCTCAGCAACGGCGGGCACAACTGGAAGACCTGGGGCCGGATGTTCCCCGACGCGTTCACCTGGGTGAGCGGGCGAATAGAGGCGCCGCGAGCCGTCCCGTTGGCCCCTTCGGCGGCTCCCTGA
- a CDS encoding ATP-binding protein, whose translation MSLPLSRRIARAALLLGAAAAPLIGAGAAHAAVLPQRGTGALTNLEGADFGDAVDSMSHQTTVLVAEAGTDAMKATLPTTDHILGTAGTKGLPAVQKAAGRGVDTAGRFVGGAAESASGSLPGAEALPNAGALPVASALPTTGVVTERLPLKGIPVT comes from the coding sequence ATGTCCCTCCCCCTCTCGCGCCGGATCGCCCGGGCCGCGCTGCTGCTCGGCGCCGCCGCCGCTCCCCTGATCGGGGCCGGAGCCGCGCACGCCGCTGTCCTGCCCCAGCGGGGCACGGGCGCGCTGACCAACCTCGAAGGCGCCGACTTCGGCGACGCGGTCGACAGCATGTCGCACCAGACGACCGTACTGGTCGCCGAGGCCGGCACCGACGCGATGAAGGCCACGCTGCCGACGACCGACCACATCCTCGGCACGGCGGGGACCAAGGGCCTGCCCGCCGTGCAGAAGGCCGCGGGCCGGGGGGTGGACACGGCCGGGCGTTTCGTCGGAGGGGCCGCGGAGTCCGCGAGCGGTTCGCTGCCCGGCGCGGAGGCGCTGCCGAACGCGGGCGCGCTCCCCGTGGCGAGCGCGCTCCCGACCACGGGCGTGGTCACGGAACGCCTCCCGCTGAAGGGCATCCCCGTAACCTGA
- a CDS encoding O-methyltransferase: MQSPGRKYRRGARGTRERAITGNRQASWAFADAFVAEDDAVIRARARSRLAGVRPVSPGTGAALRLLAAAGDAKSVVEVGTGTGVSGIHLLRGMRPDGVLTTVDTEPDRQQLAREAYREAGFAANRARFICGRALDVLPRLTDGGYDLVLCDADRLEYMDYLDEALRLLRPGGVVCFEGAFARGRALDAAHQDQESLRLRELMREVRDDPGLAPVLLPTDDGLLCAVRLR, from the coding sequence ATACAGTCGCCGGGCAGGAAGTACCGCCGAGGAGCACGCGGGACCAGGGAGAGGGCCATTACCGGCAACCGGCAGGCGAGCTGGGCGTTCGCCGACGCGTTCGTCGCCGAGGACGATGCCGTCATACGCGCTCGCGCCCGTTCCCGGCTGGCGGGGGTGCGACCGGTCTCCCCCGGCACCGGCGCGGCCCTGCGGCTGCTGGCCGCGGCGGGCGACGCGAAGTCCGTGGTCGAGGTCGGTACGGGCACCGGGGTCTCCGGCATCCACCTGCTGCGCGGCATGCGGCCCGACGGCGTACTGACCACCGTCGACACCGAGCCGGACCGCCAGCAGCTGGCCCGTGAGGCGTACCGCGAGGCCGGCTTCGCCGCGAACCGCGCGCGCTTCATCTGCGGCCGCGCGCTGGACGTACTGCCCCGGCTCACCGACGGCGGCTACGACCTGGTGCTGTGCGACGCCGACCGGCTGGAGTACATGGACTACCTCGACGAGGCGCTGCGGCTGCTGCGGCCGGGCGGTGTGGTCTGCTTCGAGGGCGCCTTCGCCCGGGGCCGGGCGCTGGACGCGGCCCACCAGGACCAGGAGTCGCTGCGGCTGCGCGAGCTGATGCGCGAGGTCCGCGACGACCCGGGACTGGCCCCCGTGCTGCTCCCCACCGACGACGGGCTGCTCTGCGCGGTACGGCTCCGCTGA
- the folP gene encoding dihydropteroate synthase — MAIVNRTPDSFYDQGATFTDEPALERVAAAVADGAAIVDIGGVKAGPGEEVTAAEEIRRTVAFVAEVRRRHPDVVISVDTWRHEVGEEVCAAGADLLNDAWGGVDPKLAEVAARHGVGLVCTHAGGAQPRTRPHRVGYDDVMADILRVTVGLAERAVELGVRRDAILIDPGHDFGKNTRHSLEATRRLPEMTETGWPVLVSLSNKDFVGETLDLPVKERLIGTLATTAVSAWLGARVYRVHEVAETRQVLEMVAAISGDRPPRVARRGLA; from the coding sequence ATGGCGATCGTGAACCGTACGCCGGATTCGTTCTACGACCAGGGCGCCACGTTCACGGACGAACCGGCCCTGGAACGGGTCGCGGCGGCGGTGGCGGACGGCGCCGCGATCGTGGACATCGGCGGGGTGAAGGCGGGCCCCGGCGAGGAGGTGACGGCGGCCGAGGAGATCCGCCGTACGGTCGCCTTCGTCGCCGAGGTGCGCCGCCGTCACCCGGACGTGGTGATCAGCGTCGACACCTGGCGGCACGAGGTCGGGGAGGAGGTCTGCGCGGCCGGCGCCGACCTGCTCAACGACGCGTGGGGCGGGGTGGACCCCAAGCTCGCGGAGGTCGCCGCCCGCCACGGCGTGGGCCTGGTCTGCACCCACGCGGGCGGTGCCCAGCCGCGTACCCGCCCGCACCGGGTCGGCTACGACGACGTGATGGCCGACATTCTGCGGGTGACCGTCGGCCTGGCCGAGCGGGCGGTGGAGCTGGGGGTACGGCGGGACGCGATCCTGATCGACCCCGGGCACGACTTCGGCAAGAACACCCGGCATTCGCTGGAGGCGACCCGGCGGCTGCCGGAGATGACGGAGACCGGGTGGCCGGTGCTGGTCTCCCTGTCCAACAAGGACTTCGTCGGCGAGACGCTGGACCTGCCGGTGAAGGAGCGGCTGATCGGCACGCTGGCCACCACCGCGGTGTCGGCGTGGCTGGGGGCGCGGGTGTACCGGGTGCACGAGGTGGCCGAGACCCGGCAGGTCCTGGAGATGGTGGCGGCCATCTCCGGGGACCGGCCGCCGCGGGTGGCCCGGCGCGGGCTGGCGTAG
- a CDS encoding enoyl-CoA hydratase/isomerase family protein, protein MADSVLYEVAEGLATVTLNRPEAMNALDTATKNALRDALGAAGADPAVRAVLLAANGRAFCVGQDLKEHVRVLAEGGGMTTVAEHYNPIATAIATMPKPVVAAVNGPAAGAGAGFAFAADYRIAADTASFNTSFAAVALSADSGMSWTLSRLAGYGKAADLLLFPRSVPADEALALGLVHRVVPTAELAGEALGVARRLAAGPTVAYAAIKESLAFGAEHSLVATLGKEDELQARAGGSEDHRIAVDAFLRKEAPRYVGR, encoded by the coding sequence ATGGCCGACAGCGTGCTGTACGAGGTTGCCGAGGGGCTGGCGACCGTCACCTTGAACCGGCCCGAGGCGATGAACGCGCTCGACACCGCGACCAAGAACGCGTTGCGCGACGCGTTGGGCGCGGCGGGCGCCGACCCCGCGGTACGGGCGGTGCTGCTGGCCGCGAACGGGCGGGCCTTCTGCGTCGGCCAGGACCTCAAGGAGCATGTACGGGTGCTCGCCGAGGGCGGTGGGATGACCACGGTGGCCGAGCACTACAACCCGATCGCGACGGCCATCGCGACCATGCCCAAGCCGGTCGTGGCCGCCGTCAACGGGCCCGCCGCCGGCGCGGGCGCGGGCTTCGCCTTCGCGGCGGACTACCGGATCGCGGCGGACACGGCGTCGTTCAACACGTCGTTCGCCGCGGTGGCGCTCTCCGCGGACTCGGGGATGTCCTGGACGCTGTCCCGGCTGGCCGGCTACGGGAAGGCCGCCGACCTGCTGCTCTTCCCTCGGTCGGTGCCTGCGGACGAGGCGCTGGCGCTGGGGCTCGTACATCGTGTCGTGCCGACGGCCGAGCTGGCCGGGGAGGCGCTGGGGGTCGCGCGGCGGTTGGCCGCCGGGCCGACGGTCGCCTACGCGGCGATCAAGGAGTCGCTGGCGTTCGGGGCGGAGCATTCGCTTGTGGCGACGCTGGGCAAGGAGGACGAGCTTCAGGCTCGGGCCGGGGGTTCTGAGGACCACCGGATCGCGGTGGACGCGTTTCTCCGCAAGGAGGCGCCGAGGTACGTGGGGCGCTGA
- a CDS encoding DNA-3-methyladenine glycosylase I → MSESGVVIGEDGPARCPWGLSAPEYVAYHDEEWGRPVHGDDALFERICLEAFQSGLSWLTILRRRESFRTAFDGFKIDAVAAFTAADRERLLGDAGIIRNRAKIDASVLNAVAAREVRETYDGGLDGLIWSFAPDAATRPVPRALGDVPATTPESTALAKDLKKRGFRFVGPTTAYALMQACGLVNDHLADCTAR, encoded by the coding sequence GTGAGTGAGTCCGGTGTCGTCATCGGCGAGGACGGCCCCGCCCGCTGTCCGTGGGGGCTGTCCGCGCCGGAGTACGTCGCCTACCACGACGAGGAGTGGGGGCGGCCGGTCCACGGCGACGACGCGCTCTTCGAGCGGATCTGCCTGGAGGCGTTCCAGTCCGGGCTTTCCTGGCTGACGATCCTGCGGCGGCGGGAGAGCTTCAGGACCGCGTTCGACGGCTTCAAGATCGACGCGGTGGCCGCGTTCACTGCGGCGGACCGGGAACGGCTGCTCGGCGACGCCGGGATCATCCGCAACCGCGCCAAGATCGACGCCTCGGTGCTCAACGCCGTCGCGGCGCGGGAGGTCAGGGAGACGTACGACGGGGGTCTGGACGGGCTGATCTGGTCCTTCGCCCCGGACGCCGCGACCCGCCCGGTGCCGCGCGCGCTCGGGGACGTGCCCGCCACGACACCGGAGTCGACCGCGCTGGCCAAGGACCTCAAGAAGCGGGGCTTCCGCTTCGTCGGGCCCACGACGGCCTACGCGCTCATGCAGGCGTGCGGCCTGGTCAACGACCACCTCGCCGACTGCACCGCCCGCTGA
- a CDS encoding DivIVA domain-containing protein, with translation MFWFMLIALVAVVAAVAMAVLGDGGALKDSDPDRLQYRLPPDRPLIRSDIDALRLPVAVRGYRMVDVDEVLDRLGAELSERDARIAELEASPAGEHAYAGGASLVKEEGTPAQAEIPTPVESAAPVPPPSQAPAPAQEDGDPGE, from the coding sequence TTGTTCTGGTTCATGCTCATCGCGCTCGTCGCGGTGGTCGCCGCCGTGGCAATGGCCGTGCTCGGCGACGGCGGAGCGCTCAAGGACTCCGACCCCGACCGCCTCCAGTACCGGCTGCCCCCGGACCGCCCGCTGATCCGCTCCGACATCGACGCGCTGCGGCTGCCGGTCGCCGTACGCGGCTACCGCATGGTCGACGTCGACGAGGTGCTCGACCGGCTCGGCGCGGAGCTGTCCGAGCGGGACGCGCGGATCGCCGAGCTGGAGGCGTCGCCGGCCGGGGAGCACGCGTACGCGGGAGGCGCGTCGCTGGTCAAGGAGGAGGGGACCCCGGCGCAGGCCGAGATCCCGACCCCGGTCGAGTCCGCCGCACCGGTCCCGCCGCCGTCGCAGGCCCCCGCGCCCGCGCAGGAGGACGGCGACCCGGGTGAGTGA
- the dapE gene encoding succinyl-diaminopimelate desuccinylase, with the protein MGTVLDLSQDAAGVTAQLVDVPSVSREEKVLADLVEEALRGLPHLSVDRDGDAVVARTNLGRRERVVLAGHLDTVPIADNLPSRLDDDGLLWGCGTTDMKSGVAVQLRLAAHLTDPARDLTFVFYDAEEIAAEFNGLKRLVEHHPEWLAGDFAVLLEPTNGRVDGGCQGTLRVRVQTTGRRAHSARSWLGENAIHKAAPILARLASYEPRRVEIDGLVYPEGLNAVLIEGGHAGNVIPDTCAVTVNYRFSPDQSEAEALARVESVFEGFEVVLTDSAPGALPGLSHPAAASFVEAIGTPPAAKEAWTDVARFSALGVPAVNYGPGDPTLAHTREENVAVAAVLEAEEKLRRWLTA; encoded by the coding sequence ATGGGTACCGTACTTGATCTCAGTCAGGACGCCGCCGGGGTTACCGCGCAGCTGGTGGATGTGCCGTCGGTCAGCCGGGAGGAGAAAGTGCTCGCGGATCTGGTGGAGGAGGCGCTGCGGGGGTTGCCGCATTTGAGTGTGGACCGGGACGGGGACGCCGTGGTCGCGCGGACGAATCTGGGCCGGCGTGAGCGGGTCGTGCTCGCCGGGCATCTGGACACCGTGCCGATCGCCGACAACCTGCCGTCCAGGCTCGACGACGACGGGCTGCTGTGGGGCTGCGGCACCACGGACATGAAGTCCGGCGTGGCTGTTCAGCTCAGGCTCGCCGCCCACCTCACCGATCCCGCCCGCGACCTGACCTTCGTCTTCTACGACGCCGAGGAGATCGCCGCCGAGTTCAACGGCCTCAAGCGCCTGGTCGAGCACCACCCCGAGTGGCTGGCCGGTGACTTCGCCGTACTCCTCGAACCCACCAACGGCCGGGTCGACGGCGGCTGCCAGGGCACCCTGCGGGTCCGCGTCCAGACCACCGGGCGCCGCGCGCACTCCGCCCGCAGCTGGCTCGGTGAGAACGCCATCCACAAGGCCGCGCCGATCCTCGCCCGCCTGGCGTCGTACGAGCCCCGGCGGGTCGAGATCGACGGGCTGGTCTACCCCGAGGGTCTGAACGCCGTGCTGATCGAGGGCGGCCACGCGGGCAATGTGATTCCCGACACGTGCGCGGTCACCGTCAACTACCGCTTCTCACCCGACCAGAGCGAAGCGGAAGCCCTGGCCCGGGTGGAGTCGGTCTTCGAAGGCTTCGAGGTCGTGCTCACCGACAGCGCCCCGGGCGCGCTGCCCGGGCTCTCCCACCCGGCCGCCGCCTCCTTCGTCGAGGCGATCGGAACTCCCCCCGCGGCGAAGGAAGCCTGGACAGACGTGGCGCGCTTCTCCGCGCTCGGTGTCCCCGCGGTGAACTACGGCCCCGGCGACCCGACTCTCGCGCACACCCGCGAGGAGAACGTGGCGGTCGCCGCCGTCCTGGAGGCGGAAGAGAAGCTGCGCCGCTGGCTGACCGCCTGA